In the genome of Dermacentor andersoni chromosome 3, qqDerAnde1_hic_scaffold, whole genome shotgun sequence, one region contains:
- the LOC126525128 gene encoding uncharacterized protein has product MIVNARILCLSAVMVCMAVQVMAVPLGAAPPGFALPKCPEATNYGFLIFARLRNPCKYLCQGYPIRFEAEDNGTPCTTKKVFNGECLNGKCVAVLPPPPPAPAPEPAPAPAPAPEPAPAPAPEPAPASAPEPAPAPAPAPAPAPEPAPAPAPAPAPAPAPAPAPEPAPEEPAPAPAAEETAAAEEPAPAEEQPAAEPAAPAEEAAQETEEAAPEQAPEQPAEEAPAEEATAEEPAAEEPAAEPPAAVEPAAEEPAAEEPAAEEPAVEEAAAEEAAEETDQEVVEEAAEEAAEAAAEEAAEEPAEAAVEQDSEAPAEETAEAEQPAEAAEPVEEAAPEASADDATAEGSEDAAADSEDAA; this is encoded by the exons ATGATCGTGAACGCAAGAATCCTGTGTCTCAGCGCCGTCATGGTCTGCATGGCGGTGCAAGTTATGG CCGTTCCTTTGGGCGCGGCACCACCTGGCTTTGCTCTTCCCAAGTGCCCAGAGGCGACTAACTACGGCTTT TTGATCTTCGCACGACTAAGAAACCCGTGCAAGTACTTATGCCAAGGATATCCCATACGCTTTGAGGCCGAAGACAACGGAACACCATGCACA ACTAAAAAGGTATTCAACGGCGAATGCCTAAATGGCAAGTGCGTCGCCGTgctgccgccaccaccgccagcaCCCGCCCCTGAGCCCGCACCAGCTCCCGCACCTGCGCCTGAGCCTGCACCCGCCCCAGCTCCCGAACCAGCACCTGCCTCAGCTCCCGAACCTGCTCCTGCTCCAGCACCCGCACCAGCCCCCGCACCAGAACCTGCTCCTGCTCCTGCCCCAGCACCGGCTCCAGCCCCAGCACCGGCCCCCGCCCCCGAGCCTGCACCAGAAGAACCTGCACCTGCACCAGCTGCGGAAGAAACTGCGGCAGCTGAAGAGCCTGCACCTGCCGAAGAGCAGCCCGCTGCCGAGCCAGCTGCCCCCGCGGAAGAAGCCGCGCAAGAAACCGAGGAAGCCGCACCTGAACAAGCACCGGAGCAGCCCGCTGAAGAAGCTCCCGCTGAGGAGGCCACCGCTGAAGAGCCTGCAGCTGAAGAGCCAGCCGCAGAACCGCCCGCTGCTGTAGAGCCAGCCGCTGAGGAGCCAGCCGCTGAGGAGCCAGCCGCTGAGGAGCCCGCTGTAGAGGAGGCTGCCGCCGAAGAGGCTGCTGAGGAGACGGATCAGGAGGTTGTTGAGGAAGCCGCTGAAGAAGCCGCCGAAGCAGCTGCAGAAGAAGCTGCTGAAGAACCCGCAGAAGCAGCTGTAGAACAAGACTCAGAAGCACCAGCTGAAGAAACAGCAGAGGCGGAACAGCCCGCGGAGGCTGCTGAGCCGGTGGAGGAGGCTGCTCCCGAGGCATCTGCCGATGACGCCACAGCAGAAGGCAGTGAAGATGCAGCCGCCGACAGTGAAGATGCGGCGTGA